The following proteins come from a genomic window of Maridesulfovibrio zosterae DSM 11974:
- the mrdA gene encoding penicillin-binding protein 2, translating to MSLYESKNQQPPRNGLFLLQGLILLLFCIFALRFWYLQIHKGDYFAEQAMNNQLRQDKLYAPRGLIRDRNGVLLAVNEPAYALGIVREDCKKLDATLETVSKWTGVDLADIKKVFKKSKRRVKPFEPLILVPNLTFEQVAVIEANSLHWPGLEIVVRPRRKYLQGSLFSHVLGYVAEVDEEELESDSGLAVGDYVGKQGLEYVLEKRFRGIKGRRQSEVDATGRRLKERILNSPVAGEDIDLSIDFDLQELGGKLLKGKAGAVVVMNPDNGQILAFVSAPSYDNNAFTVGLSQKQWVALRDDPRTPLQNRVIQSVYPPGSIFKLAVAAAGLHYGVITPEDTVYCPGFTKLGKYTFRCWKRGGHGETDLEKSLVESCDVYYYKLGMKLGVDKLSEFTKKAGFGSLTGISLPHEKPGLIPSREWKRRRYGEIWHPGENLNFAIGQGYTLVSPLQVARFISSLINGGRLLRPQLLAGEPAEEQGHLPVTDAQREIIRKAMIQTVDSSHGTARRLRIKGVVIGGKTGTAQVVKLTDEIKKMKDKDIPFKYRDHAWMASFAEKGDKRYVVVCMVEHGLHGGSGAGPVVKAIYDHIFSDKKKEPVNVTH from the coding sequence ATGAGTCTGTATGAGTCCAAAAATCAGCAACCTCCAAGAAATGGTCTATTCCTTTTACAGGGATTGATCCTATTGCTCTTCTGCATTTTTGCTTTACGGTTTTGGTATCTGCAAATTCATAAGGGTGATTATTTTGCCGAGCAGGCTATGAATAACCAGCTTCGTCAGGATAAACTCTACGCTCCACGCGGTCTTATCCGTGATCGTAATGGTGTTTTGCTGGCAGTAAATGAACCTGCTTACGCTTTGGGAATTGTCCGGGAAGACTGTAAAAAACTTGATGCAACCCTGGAGACTGTCTCTAAGTGGACCGGAGTTGATCTTGCCGATATTAAAAAAGTATTTAAAAAATCCAAGCGAAGGGTAAAACCTTTCGAACCTCTTATTCTTGTGCCAAATCTTACTTTTGAGCAGGTCGCTGTAATCGAAGCAAATTCCTTACACTGGCCCGGCCTTGAAATAGTGGTCCGTCCCCGGAGAAAATATCTTCAAGGATCTCTTTTTTCTCATGTCCTTGGTTATGTTGCTGAAGTTGATGAGGAGGAGCTCGAGTCCGACTCGGGGCTTGCCGTGGGAGACTATGTAGGCAAGCAGGGCCTGGAATATGTTTTGGAGAAAAGATTTCGTGGAATAAAAGGGCGCAGGCAGAGTGAAGTTGATGCCACCGGGCGTCGGCTGAAAGAACGAATTTTAAATTCTCCTGTCGCCGGCGAGGATATTGATCTTTCAATTGACTTTGATCTGCAGGAGCTTGGCGGTAAGCTTCTGAAAGGCAAAGCAGGAGCTGTTGTGGTTATGAATCCTGATAATGGCCAGATTCTGGCTTTCGTCAGTGCTCCGTCTTATGACAATAATGCTTTTACTGTTGGACTGAGTCAGAAACAATGGGTTGCTCTTAGAGATGATCCACGAACTCCTCTACAGAACAGGGTTATCCAGAGTGTTTATCCCCCGGGATCAATTTTTAAGCTGGCTGTAGCTGCTGCAGGGCTGCATTATGGTGTAATTACGCCTGAAGACACCGTTTATTGTCCGGGGTTTACCAAGCTTGGAAAGTATACTTTCCGCTGTTGGAAAAGAGGTGGCCACGGTGAGACCGATCTTGAAAAATCACTCGTCGAGTCCTGTGACGTTTATTATTATAAGCTGGGAATGAAACTTGGTGTTGATAAGCTAAGTGAATTTACCAAAAAAGCAGGGTTTGGCAGTCTCACAGGGATTTCATTGCCCCATGAAAAGCCGGGATTAATTCCTTCCCGTGAGTGGAAGAGACGTCGTTACGGTGAAATATGGCACCCTGGTGAAAATCTGAACTTTGCAATCGGTCAAGGGTACACGCTTGTTTCTCCATTGCAGGTCGCTCGTTTTATTTCTTCACTGATAAATGGGGGCAGGTTATTGCGTCCACAGCTTTTAGCCGGAGAGCCGGCAGAAGAACAGGGACATTTGCCGGTCACGGATGCACAACGTGAAATAATTCGCAAAGCCATGATCCAGACCGTGGACAGTTCTCATGGAACTGCTCGCAGGCTGCGTATTAAAGGAGTTGTTATCGGTGGTAAAACCGGTACTGCGCAAGTTGTTAAACTTACCGATGAAATCAAAAAAATGAAAGATAAAGATATCCCCTTTAAATATAGAGACCATGCATGGATGGCCAGTTTTGCTGAAAAAGGAGACAAACGCTATGTCGTTGTCTGCATGGTTGAACACGGCCTGCATGGAGGCTCGGGAGCAGGCCCTGTAGTCAAAGCTATATATGATCATATCTTTTCGGACAAAAAAAAGGAGCCTGTGAATGTCACCCATTGA
- the mreC gene encoding rod shape-determining protein MreC, translated as MKLKRAAIAVIIALFVYLSLYSWNLRSGQLDRLSAFTGLEIVKWVLWPGEWVHDKSEAFWDEYIYLIGLKQLNDQLSSQNNLMRLEIMKLREKAAEADRFQKLLNISPVDGWTTDGARIIAHRMGPSAALDSVILGKGISSGILPDTPVMTSRGVLGRIVQPGLTASKAMLISDRNSRISVRGQLNRSAGLLIGNGEGEPLSVKYVKLNSAVNEGEILVTSGLAGIFPPGLPIAKVVSVERSDISLFLKIEAVPLADMKNTEEVLLLQQFNPVNATGANSNSTSIGTGNRTTALGE; from the coding sequence GTGAAGCTCAAGCGTGCCGCTATAGCCGTCATCATTGCTCTTTTTGTTTATCTTAGCCTGTACTCATGGAATTTGAGGTCCGGGCAGCTTGACCGTCTTTCAGCTTTTACTGGCCTTGAAATTGTTAAATGGGTTTTATGGCCCGGTGAATGGGTTCATGATAAGTCCGAGGCTTTCTGGGATGAGTATATTTATCTTATAGGGCTCAAGCAGCTCAATGACCAATTGAGTTCCCAGAACAATCTTATGCGGCTTGAGATTATGAAGTTGCGTGAAAAGGCTGCCGAGGCGGATCGCTTTCAAAAACTTTTGAATATCTCTCCTGTTGACGGCTGGACCACAGACGGAGCGCGGATTATTGCTCACAGAATGGGACCGTCCGCAGCTCTTGATTCTGTTATTCTGGGGAAGGGTATCAGTTCAGGGATTCTGCCCGATACTCCGGTAATGACTTCTCGTGGAGTTCTCGGGCGTATTGTTCAACCTGGGCTTACTGCTTCCAAAGCCATGCTGATTTCAGATCGTAATAGTCGTATCTCAGTGCGAGGGCAGTTAAACCGTTCTGCCGGATTACTCATAGGTAACGGGGAAGGCGAACCGCTTAGTGTTAAGTATGTGAAACTTAATTCTGCCGTTAATGAAGGCGAGATTCTTGTTACTTCTGGACTTGCAGGTATTTTTCCCCCCGGATTACCCATTGCAAAAGTCGTTTCTGTTGAGCGGTCAGACATTTCACTTTTCCTTAAAATTGAAGCTGTTCCTCTCGCGGATATGAAAAACACTGAAGAAGTGCTTCTTCTTCAACAGTTTAATCCGGTTAACGCCACAGGAGCGAATTCCAACTCCACTTCTATAGGTACAGGCAATAGAACCACTGCCTTGGGAGAGTAG
- a CDS encoding rod shape-determining protein, translating into MASIFDKILGSFSSDLAIDLGTANTLVYVKGKGVMLSEPSVVAVKRDVNGGSKVLAVGLEAKRMLGRTPGNIVAIRPMKDGVIADFEVTEAMLRHFISKVHNSRRLVRPRIMICVPTGITQVEKRAVKESAQSAGAREVYLIEEPMAAAIGANLPITEPTSNMVVDIGGGTSEIAVISLSGIVYARSVRVGGDKMDEAIMQHVKRKYSMLIGESTAENIKIKIGSAFPLEEEIEMEVKGRDLVTGIPQNILITSEEIRKAISEQVDSIVQGVRVALEQTPPELAADIVDRGIVLTGGGALLKGLDQLLSQETHLPITVVDMPLDAVVVGSGKALDEINIYKDVTID; encoded by the coding sequence ATGGCTTCAATTTTTGATAAGATACTCGGTTCGTTTTCAAGTGACCTTGCCATTGACCTCGGTACAGCTAACACCCTGGTCTATGTTAAAGGCAAAGGCGTTATGCTCAGTGAACCCTCTGTTGTTGCTGTGAAGAGGGATGTCAACGGGGGTAGCAAAGTTTTAGCTGTCGGGCTTGAAGCCAAGAGAATGCTTGGTAGAACACCCGGTAATATTGTTGCTATCAGACCTATGAAAGACGGTGTTATTGCTGACTTTGAAGTCACTGAAGCTATGTTGCGCCATTTTATTTCAAAAGTCCATAACAGTCGCAGACTAGTGCGTCCGCGCATAATGATCTGTGTGCCTACGGGAATTACTCAGGTTGAGAAAAGGGCAGTTAAAGAAAGTGCCCAGAGTGCCGGAGCCCGTGAGGTATATCTCATTGAAGAACCCATGGCTGCAGCTATAGGTGCAAATCTGCCTATTACCGAACCTACTTCCAACATGGTTGTAGATATCGGTGGCGGAACTTCAGAAATCGCAGTTATTTCCTTGTCCGGTATTGTTTATGCCCGCTCTGTAAGAGTCGGTGGTGATAAAATGGACGAGGCCATCATGCAGCATGTGAAGCGTAAATACTCCATGCTTATCGGTGAAAGTACTGCTGAGAACATTAAAATTAAAATCGGTTCCGCATTTCCGCTTGAAGAAGAGATTGAGATGGAAGTCAAAGGTCGTGACCTTGTGACTGGTATCCCACAGAATATTCTCATTACTTCAGAGGAAATCAGAAAAGCTATTTCAGAACAAGTGGACTCAATTGTTCAGGGGGTACGTGTTGCCCTTGAACAAACTCCTCCTGAGCTTGCAGCAGATATCGTAGACCGTGGTATAGTTCTTACCGGCGGTGGCGCACTGTTAAAAGGCCTTGATCAGCTTCTCAGTCAGGAGACCCACCTGCCTATCACTGTAGTTGATATGCCGCTTGATGCTGTTGTTGTAGGGTCCGGGAAAGCTTTAGATGAAATAAATATCTATAAAGACGTAACTATTGATTAA